The DNA sequence ttttttaattttttattatctgTGTTCTCGAACCATCTGGGCTATAAAATGGGGTGTATTGAGAAGGAAGAGTTCACTACaatgattttatgttttaatacatCTTAAAAATTATCCTGCATTcctgaataaatatattttaacttgTCATGGACATCCATTGCTTTCTTTCCCATTGTAGGCAAGTGCTTAGATTTTATTCCTGCACTAACTAAAGCAGCCAAACCTTATAAAGTGGAACCCATTGCAAATATCATCAAATTCTTATTGGGGTAagtttctaatatatttttttcactgaagaaacaaagaaacaaacattctGTTAAAATAAACAGAAGTACTCAGCTCCATTTGAGTTAGAAACCCCATAGTCCCTTTGGAACTGGtgctttttctctccccttccaacCTTGGCTAACAGAGGCAGTCTTTTTTCCCATCGCCCATCCACCACTCATTCACTCTCCTTACCACCATGGTACTCTTTCTGCACCTACCAGGTCGCTCTTAGTACCCTTTTTTCCCATGACCTAGTTCTATTTTCCTCCCTATTATTCCCAACCCAGTTTTATTCTTTCTTActgctctttcccttcctctacaCTGGTATTCGTTCAGTCTTTCCCtgtgcttcttctccttctcttcctctccaccCCATTTCCGGATAGTATgactttggtgcgttacagaccaccctcaagcgggcggtctgccgccgccgccattcgctgcagagggaagccccagcggccagactgcgaggcttcccggcgcagcgaaaaaggagcgccgaaatggtgctccttttcaaaacgcggaagtggcgccgcgggGGGACAAAGTAcgccctcgcggcatcacttccgccgcgacacgtctggacgctatgtgtccaagacatcaaaatggcggtgcccatgtggatgggcgctgccatttacgatGCGCTCCGTGTGTGTTGGggccagggccggttaggaaggggcaactcttcctaaccctaccacaccccttcctaaccctagcacgcactgAGTGCGTCATaagtggcagtctgtaacccgcctttgccTCATTTTCTCTTTAAACTCATCAAGTTCAAATACCTGGATTTCATTGTCTTAGTCTGTCTGGAGACAGACAGGAACTCAGACATATCTTTATTCATACAGTTTGGTTTTGGTAGCTTAAGTAATCAGAGCAAAGGATCTCACTGTTTGTGTTTTTTATCTAGGCTTAACTGGTTTAAAGGCATTTGGAACATACTGTTCTTGCCAGAGCCGGATGTTGTCACACTGAGCCACCAAAATGTGTGGTTTCCTCTTGTTTCCCTGAGTCTCTTTATGTTTGGGACTGCCATAGCCTATTGGAGTGGCATACTCTTCAGTTCATCATTAAGGCTCTTATCTTCATTGCATCTAACTTTGACCAGGTAAGAACAAATAAATTAGCCTACTGTTAAAAGGGTGATGTAGTCAAAGATTATTCAGTAACTGAACTAAACTGGAAGATGGTCCTCAAATATTGGAGGTAATGGGCCATTGAGGGGTTTGTAGAGTGTTCTTCAGTACTTCATTTAGATCAGTAGCATCAGATGGTTGCAATAAATTTGATCAACAAGTGGAGTTAGCCAGCTCATTTGCGCAGCTAGGTTTGGTAGCTTCTAAAGAGAAAGTTTTCCTGTGAGATTCTGTACAAGCATCCAAATTTATCAAGATCTAAAAAATAAGTTAAATGTTAAGAAGCAAGCCAAAGTTAAATTTCATTAAGCATGTAAGTCATCTTCCTCacttaattgtttaaaaaaatataggagGAAAAATAATTGTAACAACTTCCCATAGTAAATGTGAGCAACATATGAGTGTCCTATTCTGGTATAGACCCTATACTGCTATCAATTTTGCATTGAATTTTGGTGCAGCATCCAAAACCAGTAATGTCTCTTTTAAagatccattttctttctttctgtaaagaATGTACTTTGTTTATGAGTACTTTTTGAATAATAGCAAAACTGATGATGGAAGCAGCCTGGTGTGCTCTCGGAGAGTAGCCCTTGGATGTGTAATTATCAtcttattttactttttcatcaatttttattattataataataataataataataataataataataataataatgtttatttatataccgcttttcctaattagatcaaagcggtgtacaacaggaagtacaatacaaagtcaaaataaaacatatcagGCCTctttccccccaagatggtggctgaagggagggcttttcttctttcaggcaggcagttggagctagcctgcctctctctccccaagatggtggctgaagggaggggcttgtcttcttccagggaggcctggtggagctagcctgcctctccttcATTAAATTTATATCATTAAATATAAATCAGTATTCCTTAAGTGTGCCCCAAAGCCTGCTTTAATTGGTTTTCTGGGTAGGTTGAACAGTTAAAGCATTAGCTGGTTGGTTGTACTGTTGGTTTGTATTTGGACATTAGTTTTAAAGTCCAGACTTCCTAATTCACAATCCGACCATTGTCAGATTActtaaattcccccccccccccaccccagttgAAGGTCATCTTTTCATTTCCTCATGAAGACAGTCATTTACTATATTTCAGTTCCAGATCTTTAGCGGTAGACTTTAATTTTCCCACTATGGCCTATTCACATCCTGCTTTTGTGTTTGAAGATTAGATACTATTTGTGGGCTCAATATATTCTTTGACTTGACTTTCCAGTGAATTTCTGCACTTACGTATTATTGTATAGATCAGAACAAAGTATACCGTGACCATTTTTTCTCTGCTCTTGGCTTGATTAAACTTGATAttacctttcttttctctctcacttTATTCTTTATGATTGTACAGTGATCTCTTTCATGAAAGAATAATGGTCTGTTGTTTAGAACTTACAGAATATTGTTCAGGTTATCCAGACAAAGTGAGaatatatttcagattttgtcCCAAGAAAGCCCAAAAATGTTTGCATCCTCTTTTTTGTATTTGACCAGGTAGCAAAAGACCTCCAACTAAGCCACTATTATAATGCTATTACAACTTTACCGTAATTGGGCCCACTTTGGGGACTCTATGACACTGAGGAGGGAAACCCTATAAATTTCCCAAACTTAAAATGaatagttttcttttcttgtggGGAAAGATAATTGTTTGCTTGAAATGTAAAACTTCATTCTCCATGtgattctttccatccttatttCATGGCAAACATAGCTACATCTGAAGTGGAAGCAGTGTGGTTTGAGGGTACCAGATGTTGTTCAGTTTATGCATAATGGCAGATTATAGTGtgcataaataaagtgatggaagAAATCACAAGAGGAAGAAGCATGTGTTTTGACCCTgagatttgcacagaaaacttaGGGTCAAAACAGACACCGCGGAACCCCAACAACCACATGCCGTGATCCTAAGCGTGCCCTATGCCTCTAggccaaataggagtggaaaagatctgctcatTTTGGGGCCAGGTTTGGGTGGTCCAGAAACAACTTCAGCGCATTCTCCTGCCTTCTTGTGGGCATGCATTGTCTAAtggtttggcctgtctgtttgggcccttagttatgGTTTGCATGATATCTAACTTGACAAACTGTGCCTTGGGATTGATGAGTGAATGAACTGAAATTGTGGTATAAtgcatgtaatgtaatgtaatactGGGTGTCATCACACTTTCAAAAGTTTGTCATGAAGTCTGATCTGAGGCTTTATGCTTAACAACttaattaatgttttattatataaatattttcctgtttgctAGACCCTCTGGACTACCGTCAGATAACAATTTGATTACTCGAAGAAGATTGTGTGTTGCTGCTTCCATGATTATTCTTAGTTGGACAACATGTGGGTcattggctataataatgacttaTTTTCATTACATCTTCAAGGTATTTAACTAGAATCACTATATGTTAAATGCAGTGTTTGAATAAAACAATGGTATTTTAAAGCCATGAGATATTTTATAGAAGGGAAGCATACAGTCATACCTGTTCTGCTTCCAAGTCATCAACCAGTACAACAACACACAAATCCAGTGCTATGGCCTGGTTCATTATCAGTTGTATGTGAGATATCAATTGTGTATAGTTCCAACCTATAGGTACAATAATTCATAAACACATAAGGCCTTTATATTGTTTATACCCATGTATGTTCCCCTAGTGTAAGTGCAGGTGAATTGTTCTCTTTCAAGGGCTACATCCCATTGGATAATCTGTATGGGGCTAGGTGCGTGCTGTGGGCAGTAGACAAAAGTAGGAGAGTCCTTCTCTCTTAGGCAGGGGAGGATATCGCATTATAGTGGTTCAATTCTTAACTGGAATGAGTGATTCCAAAAGGTGGTTTTAGATCAGAACTGTTTTTGTCCTGGATTCTGGACTGCTCCCTGGGACCAAGCCATTGGGCCAGCTGATGTCATGGAAAGTGGGACTTTGCCACAAATTCCTCCAGTATCTGTAGCTCCACCCCCAATTCTTTACCTTCATGCAGagtcataacaacaacaacaatagcaacaactatTATTTTTTGACATGTTTTAAAACTTCTTTCTAAATTGGttattttttaacattataaCTTCCTGAATTATTCTTGTATATTCCAGTTTATTTTGCTTACAGTAGCATTGTGAGTCACCTAGAATCTCAATCCTGGGATAAAGgcagaatgaataaatgaataaataccaAATTGCAGATAACAAGGACATCCCTCTCCCATCCCATTTACATTTCCAAAAGTCTTGGATTGGAGATGTCAGTGGACTAGAGAAAACAGTTTTCCCAGTTCCACTGGCATATTCCCGATTGGCAGTTTGAGCAAGGTAGAGGATAACCTGGTGTCCAAAGCTACTCCCCACTCCATTGGGAAGATTTCTTGTCTCCCCATTCAAGTCCAgtactgttgattttttttaagaattgTAATGCGGACTTATTTGGGGGATTATTATAACTCAGAGCAGTTGTGTTGTGAAGTATAGAGAGCACATATGCATATAAGCTCAGCTTTTTTCAGGGAGGATGAAAACGAGAACCTGTGAGACTACCATTGGCCTTAGATCCAAGCCCCTCTcttgttttctccttccttcatgGTATTGTTTTAAGAGAAGTCTCTGGtgataaatatttaatatttagtaAAAACAAATGCTTATTTTTTTACAGATTATTAAACTACATTCAATAGCAAGAACAGAACTAAGTGTCCTTAATATGGTAAGTTGGTACCATGTCTGTTTTTTTGTTAAAgcaggtgatgatgatgattttgattTAAAATGGCTCGCTTTTAAagcagaaatttaaaaaatgctattgCCTGTAGAAAATGGTTGTCACAGTCTTAGACCTGGAGGTCTGGTACTATGAGAAGATGAAACATCTGTTTCCCAACTCAAGTGGGGGAAGGTCCTGTGGTGAAACCCAGACTTCTCTTTCCCTCAAGATCAAGTTTGGCATTCTAGTCTTACTAACATCCCATCTCACCTGTCTGAGCATCCTCCTTCCATGACTGTCACCTGACCCTTCAGGTTGACAAAGATAAGCCAccaaaggaactgagaaagaggGACAGTTAGTCCCTCTTTCTAAGTTCCTTTGGTGGTTTTTACCTTTGTCTCATGCCTCTCTAGTGAATAAGCCATAAGAATGTGGGTTATCATAAGAACCTGCAATAGTGGTAACATTGGCATCATTACAGTTTTGGGAAACAAGGGCCAGAATTTGGCAACAGTCATAGCTCTGTGTTGTCATTTCCTTGTCCAGTTGATaatggaggagggagaagagtaGGAACTTACTCCTGAGGCTTAGGTCTGCAACTCTGCTAGGTTCCCAACCCATTGTGCGACTAATGCTTATCAGCCTTTTGGCCTTTCAGTGATTTAGAGTCCTGATTATGCAGAGCTGTGCTCAAGCATAGCAGCCATTTCAGTGCAGAGGTTTGCCTTGgcacttccccccccctcccccccgccgccgccgccgccgcccaaTATTACATTCCTCAGTCACAAATTTAAGCCACTGAGAAGGACTTATATCTTGACCATGTGACTACTAAATTGTCTTAATCATACTTGAATTAGTTCATCTTAGTTTCAACAATTCTTACCATTGCTGCACAATATTTAATACTTACATTTGTGTTTCATAGTCTTCAACCAGTGTGGAACAAAATTCCAGTTATTCCAAAAAAGACATTGGAAAGAGCTGTGGATCCACGGACGAGCTTTCAGAATCATCTGCCAGCACCACAGCTGTCAACAGCCTTATTGATAGTCTAAAGATGCATGTCACCATCCTCAATTTGGTCACATGGATTGTGCTGCTTTGTTGTCCATCTTTAATTTATTGGCTAAAAAATCTCAGGTAAACATCCTAAATTAACTGATTTTATACAGTATTCATTTAAAAGTGCTTGAGATTCAGCTGCACTGAAGGGCTGTTGATTCAAAAATAGAGAAACTGATTAGGTTGTTTTAATACATGTCCTTTGCAGTGCTATCAGGCACAACCAAGGGTGGTGGGTGGAAGCACCTACAGATTACAGTGACAGTCCTGATTATTTGTGAAAATGAATATAAAAGATATGAATATTTCCAGTTTCCAAATGATTCAGGACCAGGAAAGAAAGTGCTTGAATTAGAACTTATGTCATCATATGTTAGTCCAGGGATGTTTTAAAACACCTCTTTTAATTTAACTGCTGTATTCTGTTGATCCTACCATGACTATCAGAAGACAACTTTCAAAGCAGCACAGCTGTATTACAAAACCCATAtgttctccctttttttctttaggTACCACATCAGACTGGATCCTGATCCATGTAGATTTCTTGCTTTTATCCTCATCCCAGTTTTGGGGATACTTATGCATACCAATACTTCAAAACTTAAATCAAGGTACTTTAATTGATTGTATTCCTTTTACATTTCTGATTTTTGAAGGCCCCTTGCAAGATTGTGCTGTTTTTGTTACTCTGTGCTATTGAGTACATTTGACTCAAAAGTGCTCTGCAAAcagaaaggagccctggtggcgcagtggttaaatgctggtccagccacaacattgtaagtttgatcctagaggagaactccaaggtccactcagccttccatcctttcataggttcggtaaaatgagtacccagcttattgggggcaattggcttacacattgtaaactacttagggagtacTAGATCACTGATAAGcggaatagaaatgtacttgctattgctattgctattcttcaGTTCACAGACAATTCCAGAAATGGAATTGTGTATCTGATTTCCTCCGTAAGCCCTCCTTCTCACATACAGTGCTGGAGGGTGTCCCCAGacctgttggtttttttttaagtacctCATTCCATAAGCTTTGCATGTAATCCAAATATGGGCCAGGGTGGTTCCTTATCAAACCTTAATTTGAATTAGGTAGGCCTGGTTCAAGTCACATCTTTCCTGTGGATTCATAATATAGTAGTCTTAGATTTAATATCCCTGTCTCTTAAAATGAGTTGTCCTTGAGTCTAAGTGCTATGTGCTGTCatgaagttttgttgttgttttttaaaaaacacctttacATTTGATAAATTGTAAATGTTATGTCGTTCAGGTCCCTGCTTTAAGCCTCTGTGTGGGTTTGTAGTCTGTATCTTATGGGGTGTTGCATATGCTTTTCCAATGCTggtgcaaatattatttcaataatGAAAAGCTAGTTTTGTAATCAGAGAGGAGTTTGTAATTAATAGTCTCAActtgctgcttttcttttctggtaCTATTCTGGTAAAGtaagggtgggcaaaatgcagcccatgCGTATGTGTCCCTCCAAAGgtgtggaaaagaaaacaacaacagtaaataatATCCAATTCTGCACTGGTATCTGAAATTTTTCTGATCTCCTGTAAATATGCTGGAATACTATTAGCTGATAATTCTCATGTAAAATTTATTACAGATGTTTTAAGaagatgcatttttatttttagtgtatgACTCAACATACTGAGACCATAGTCTTAATAtgcaactatttttttaaagaatactcTATGTGATACTGGTATTGCTTCACCATTAGGCTTGCATAACATGTTTAAATTGAGGTCTGTGTCCACAGATCCTGACATATGTTGGTTCAGTCTACAACAGGAGAAAATCCTCTGCACCTCATTCTGAGGCCATGTCAATTCTGCCTAGTTAGGTTTCTTTAATTAAATGTGACTCCAACATTGACAATTCAGGTAAAGGCTGAGGGGATGCCAAAAACTGGGTTGATGGCTACATGAATGCATGCAGTCTTAGATCCTTACCACTAGTAGCTCCAAAGATCTTGCTGCCTTGCTGCAAAGCAGTTCTGTTCAAATACAAAAGACTCCAAAATATTTCCCCAAAAATATCTGCATTGTTTTGTCATTGACATTATAGCTGTAGTAACCAAActgttgtctttttctttcttttgtgttgtctttttctttcttttctcacagTCAGCTGTTGAAAATGGCAGTTTATCTTCCACTTCCTTTCTCAGTTGCTGTGGTGGCTTTTACACCGATGCATTTATTCCGAGCACCATACTTTGTAAttgttcctctttttcttcatGCGTTATGTCACACTTTGTGAAACTGTAccaaagcactgggcccaggcaTGGGAGTTTGAACAAAGGACAATCAAGAATGCTGGTTACTTAGAACGGCAGAAATGCGGACAATATTCAGTACACAGGATGGGGCACGTGTGTTGGCGATAATCCTGTTTGGACAACATGAGCTTTTCTACTCTACTGTTTTTtaagtatttctttaaaaaaatattgtagaaATGTAGAATTCAGTTGCACAGTACTCTTAATCTGCATCTGACACTGGTGACAAGCACTGCAGCATGGTTTCCTTGGTAGGAgagtaattggtttttatttttattttttagctcTTGTGATTTTTATGATTTTTATATTGTCCCATATGCTCTTACGTTTCAAAGCACAGTGACTGGAAGAAAATGGTCATAAAATTATTTGGCCAGTATGACAATCTAAAAGTTCTTACTCAGTTTATAAGCAGCTGTCAATATTTTATTCTCCCTAGGGCTTGTAGTAAACTATAATACCGTTGCTGCTAGACTGTTGTTGGTGACAAATCCAAAGCCATTTCAGAACCTCCAGATCTACAAAACAATTACAAGCTTAGTGTATCAACATTTATTCAATGTAACATAGTTTAGtaagtatatttaaaaaaaatgtttgtacaGTACTGTTAAATTACAAAGTCTGAAGCTCAGGGCAGATTCTTGGGTTACTGTTTTTATACAGAGAAATGCTTCTATACATTATACATAACATCTATACAAATGTTTCTATACATTTGTCCTAGTATATTGAGAAGTATGTTTAAAGTAACATGAAATAGCCACCAAAATTGGCAAAAATATGTGTTGAAGGGGGCATCCCCACATAGGCTTCAGAATATTTCAGCTATTAATGACTAACTTGTACATTTGCACAGCTACTTTAATAATAAAAGGATTTGATAAAGGAACTTAATTTTGAGGGCAGCCTCTGACACTGGTTTCTTCAGGAGCAGTGAAATCAGTAATTTTTATTCCTAGAGGATGTGCAAGTGAATCATATACTTCACCCATTGTTTTTACCAAATTTACCTCCAGTTTTTCTTCAGAAATATCGAACCTTTTCTTAAAGAGCATTTGGAGATTGAAATCCAGATACCTTCTCCCAGTGGGCCTACATTGGTGTTAAAATAAAGGAACTCCTGGGGGGAGGAGAATATAAGCATCAGGAGAAACCTTAAAccagaatttatatatatttatttatttccaaaatttatatccctcctttctcccacagcGGGActcaaggcgggtcacaacatATCAAAAATACAAGgttaaaacattgtataaaaaaGTTGAAAATAAACACTACTAACAACTAAAACATAGAAAAAACAGcctaattcaaaataataataataaaacattaaacattaaaacagcaattATGCATTTGCACCCCTATGTCTTAAGTTAGTTATGGAAACGTGTGAattagatgttgttgaactacagatTGTAGGATTCCTCATCATTGACTAACTAGCAGGGGCTATGGGACTTATGATTTAACAACATCTGAAGTGCCACAAGTTTCCCActcttaaacattaggaggaacttcctgacagtaagagctgttgttagacagtggaacatacacccttggagagtggtggagtctcctcctttggaggtctttaagcagaggctgaatggccatttgttggggatgctttgattcagagttcctgcatagcagggggttgaattggatggcccttgtggtctctttcaattctgtgATTCTTATCCTAAATGGTTCTGCAGCATATAGAATGATAAAAGAATTTATACAACAAAAAATCTTTCTCTGTGTGGAAATGAATTTCAGAAGAATCTACCCTGAAACATAAGTGGCAAACAATGATCCTATATAACCATTTACAAATCAATAGCACATTTTTCGGTACTTTAATGCAAGGCACCCAGAGGCCAATGTTGCATCCCATCAGCTTAAAAATCAGCGACTGTTTTGTAAATGTAGCATAGCTTGCTGATCTATCTATATATCACTGTGTCTATGTCTTACTTCATCATCCATTGCCTTGATATCTAGGCACTGATGTTAAATAATGGCTCACCTCCTTTTCCTGTTACAATCTGGGGAGAACTATTGCTCCAAATCAATTTACAGTACGCATTTTtgtcctgcatttcttcagtttgTATCATACCTGCCTGAAGTGCctcagttaggtccaaaacatactgcagaaataatccagtttgagacagctttaactgccctggctcagtgctaaagattctggaaattgtgttagagagctctggtgccataacaaactacaattcccaggattccctagcactgagccagggcagttaaagtggtctcaaactggattatttctgtggtgtgttttggaccttagttaatTCAAGCTTGTACATATTAATTATCCAATTTTTTTCCAATTGACTTAAAAATCCTTTTAGGTATAGAGCTCTGTTGCAAGCTTGCTAACAAATTTAGTATGTAAAGTTGTGTGTGAAACATTAAGACCACTATACGTGTTTTAAATGCCATGTTCAACACTTAGTCTAGTTGTATGGTTTCAATatctttatataatttttatcctgttaaatttTTAAGGCCTTGCTGCTATTAGGAAAGTGGTTTGAGCAAACTGTAAGCGTAATTCTCAGAGTCCAATTATGCCCATACGCCCCAGTTATGTGGCACTTCATGTGTGTGGAGGGGGCAACAATTGGGCAGTCAGCATTCTTTGTGTGTGTTAATGTACTGCTAAGCTGGACAATTTACCACCTCTGCAAGGGATTCCTTCTGCTTGCTGGACTGGACTTCTTGCCTGTAGATGGCAATCTAAGGAAAAGCCACAAGCCATGCAATGGTCTCATTTAATGTAGCCTGACCTTGAACGGTCCTCTGTGCCTCATAATAGCAGTAATGCTAATATAGTAGTATATCAGTAACAGGTATTACTATTACTGTAGAGTAATCACCATATCTGTATAGGAGTAATAATGGTACACAGGGGAGGATTCTCTTTTTTGTCATAGTGctacagcaataaaaatggaaGTTGCCAAATATTTCATTGTCAGGCAGTTTTCAGAGTCATGCATTGCCACTCTAGATAGGAAGCTTGCCATTTTTGTTCACATTGCAGAGGAAAGCTTCTCCTAAAAGTTGTTTCAATTGGTTCTGAATTTCTTGGCTTGGCCCCACAACTCTTTTGCCCATGTTCTGCAGTTAGGGAAGGTGTGATGATTCTTCTGCCTCGATGTGATCGAACAAAGTCAGAATCTGTGTCCTTTCTAACTAGGTCAAAATGCATAGTGTGTAGTTTCTGGCCTGTCGAAAGCCATCTGGCTGTATTGTCATCTGGTTATGTAATATATTTTCTTTagcttttttgtattttattgtgaatCAGTATATTTACAGTTTgacattttatatgtattttgaagGTACTTTTATACTTGGGGTCTCTGGAACAATGCAGTCTGTccttgtctactcagaagtaaaccaCATTCCATCCCTGTCTAGTCAAGTCGCATTGCCTGACTTCTGTGTAGACTTGTACATATGTACAGTATCTTAAGTAAAATAGAATATAAattctgtttaaataaatattttccttaaataaaacattacatttttgctGGGTCCAGACCAGCATTGTTGCACCCACCCCCATACCACTACTTTTGAGAAAATACTTCTCCCAAAACATTCAAACTGGTTTTTATACATCTCTagattccaaaatattttttaacttgAGAGTTAAGAATAACAACTGCCAGTATACCATTGACCTTGATTTTCCCCTTAAACTGTTAAAAGTGTACTTTTtagatttaaaaagcagttgaagtCTCTTGAAAAGCAAAGCAGGGGAGTACATTAAGACTCCATTCCAAAGAATTGCACACGATATTACATGTGCCAAAGGTAGGAATTCTTTTTGTCATGTTGTGCGGCATGTTTTCCTCAGAGAGCATTGTGCCCCACCTAGTAAGCTGCTTTTGAAGCTGAGCGGCCTTTTGAACATAGTTCATGATGTGTATTGGAGGTCTGCTGTTGAAAGAAGCATGCCCAGGTCCTTGAACATTCCCAACCATCAGCTTGGGTCCTGTCTTAGGTATGCATATGGAGACTAATGTTGACCTTTGCATAaaccaaaatttgaaatattgcTCTGCCAGCAGACAGTGTGCCTCAAAAACCAGTTTGTTTGTAGCCTCTGTTGAGAGGCTAGCTGTAGCCTCAAAGTTTTATTCACACATTTGGATGTATTGCCTGTGAACAAATGTCAAAGTGCATGGAAAACTTTATCTGGCAATGAACtaaggcctcatacagacaggccaaaataaggctgcttcgggtcactttgcaggtatgctgtttaaattatgcatgtatcctaagagtctggaagtcacGCCAACGCCTTGCTCCAATCCTaaaggctggagcatggctttggcacagcttccagactcttagaatgcatgcat is a window from the Sceloporus undulatus isolate JIND9_A2432 ecotype Alabama chromosome 1, SceUnd_v1.1, whole genome shotgun sequence genome containing:
- the PGAP1 gene encoding GPI inositol-deacylase isoform X3, giving the protein MNQMENTSLLPSHTTENHTVMSTVKTDTNSWIYGCINSTSSTCLQALDLTWNVELLPTIKTVTLKLQDYPSLSHLVLYVPAVNGNKFTLDCEFFNEASRTFQLPVTQLFTLGLSSSKILLNSTGFFHNIQLQHFGQTHQAFKILIESRCQSVKERKPSVYRIHIPWSHEDSFTMSQVPSSTEISAKLHIAQPENDTTVPVLKIYSSSDCQYEVTIKTSFLQVLGQVIRFHGGALPVYIISNILLAYGRQLRSLITTGKCLDFIPALTKAAKPYKVEPIANIIKFLLGLNWFKGIWNILFLPEPDVVTLSHQNVWFPLVSLSLFMFGTAIAYWSGILFSSSLRLLSSLHLTLTRPSGLPSDNNLITRRRLCVAASMIILSWTTCGSLAIIMTYFHYIFKIIKLHSIARTELSVLNMSSTSVEQNSSYSKKDIGKSCGSTDELSESSASTTAVNSLIDSLKMHVTILNLVTWIVLLCCPSLIYWLKNLRYHIRLDPDPCRFLAFILIPVLGILMHTNTSKLKSSQLLKMAVYLPLPFSVAVVAFTPMHLFRAPYFVIVPLFLHALCHTL